In the genome of Candidatus Binatia bacterium, the window GACGCGAAGACGCCGCAAGCGACGCCGATCAGCGGCAACAGCGGAATCCAGCGCAGGAGGCTGGTCGCAACGACGGCGGCGGTGTCGGGTGCGGGATGCATCTCTCGCCTACCAGCGCAGCAGGTTGATCTCGTCGGCGTTGACGGTGCGGCGCTGCGAGTAGATCGCGAGGAAGATCGCGAGACCGACCGCGACCTCGGCCGCGGCGACCGTCATGACGAAGAAGACGATCACCTGCCCGTCCATCGAGAGCTGCTGCCGCGCGAGCGCGACGAACGTCAGGTTCACCGCGTTCAGCATCAGCTCGACCGACATCAGGATGACGATCACGTTGCGCCGCAGCAGAACGCCCGCGCAGCCGATCGCGAAGATCAGCGCGGCGAGGATCAGATAGTGCTCGACCGACACGCCCATCCCGCCGGCCTCCTCCTCAAGCCTTGCGCCGCGCCATGACGACGGCGCCCACGACCGCGACGAGCAGCAGCACGCTGGTCAGCTCGAACGGCAGTAAGCTCTTCGCGAACAGGTTCTCCGCGAGCAGCTCGGTCGTGCCGAACCCGGCCGGCGGCGACGCGATCTGCATCGGCTCGTAAACGATCGCCAGCACGCCGAGCTCGAGCGCGAGCAGCAGCGCGAAGGCGAGCCCGGCCGTGCCGAACTTGGACAGCCGGAAGCTTCGTTGCTCCACCTCGACGTTGAGCAGCATGATCACGAACAAAAACAGGATGACGATCGCGCCGGCGTAGACGATCACCTGCAGCATCGCGATCAGCTCCGCGTCGAGGAGCACGAACGCGACGGCGATCAGGAAGAGCGTGTTCACCAGCGCGAGCGCCGAGTAGATCGGGTTGCGGTGCAGGATCACCGTCAACGCCGAGGCGATCATCAGAATGGCGATGAAGTAGAAAGCGATCACGCGACCGTCCAACCTTCGAGCGCGAGCACCAGAACGGCGGTCACGGCGACGTTTGCGAGCCCGATCGGCAGCAGACGCTTCCAGCCGAGGGTCATGAGGTGGTCGTAACGCATGCGCGGGAACGTCCAGCGCACGAGGATCTGCAGCCAGCAGAAGATGAAGAGCTTGATGAGGAACGACGCGACCTGCAGCAACGTCACCACCAGCGACGGCACCGCGAAGAAGTAGCCGCCCGGCAGGTGGAAGCCGTCACGGTAGAGATACGGCACCTGCCAGCCACCGAAGAACAGCGTCGTGACCAGCGCCGCGACGATCGCGATCTCGATGAAGTCCGACATCATGAACATCGACTGCTTCGAGCCGGAGTACTCGGTGTAGAAGCCGGCCACGAGCTCCGACTCCGCCTCGGGCAGGTCGAACGGCGCGCGCTTCGACTCGGCCATCCCCGCGATGAAGAAGATGATCAGCGCGAGCGGCTGGTAGAAGACGCCCCAGGCCGGGATCACGCCCCACATGAGCTGCCCCTGCGCGCGCGCGATCTCCTGCAGATCGAGCGTGCCGTAGGTGAGCACCACCGCGACCAGCGCGAGCCCCATCCCGAGCTCGTACGAGATCATCTGCGCCGAGCCGCGCACGCCGCCCAGGAACGCGTAGCGCGAGTTCGACGCCCAGCCGCCGATGATCACGCCGTACACGCCGAGCGACACCATGCCGAGGATGAACAGCAGCCCGACGTTGAGCTCCGCCGCCTGCAGGTTGATCACCGTGTCGCCGATCACCAGCACGTCGCCGAACGGCACCACCGCGAACGTGACGAACAGCGGCAGCACCGCCGCGAACGGCGCGAGCCAGTGCAGGAAGCGGTCGGCGTCCTTGGGGACGATGTCTTCCTTGTGGAAGAGCTTCAGCGGGTCGGCCATCAGCGTGTTGACGATGCCGAGGTTGAAGGGCAGCAGCCCGCCGAAGATGTTCGCGCGGTTCGCGCCGACGCGGTCCTGAATCAGCGCCGAGCCTTTGCGCTCGATCCACAGCAGCAGGACCGTGACCTGCAGGATGATGAACAGCGCGACCAGCGCCTTGCCGAAGGCGATCAACAGCTCCATCGACGACCCCGCCGCGCTCCTCTCCCCCGTTGGGCTGCTCGCTCGAGCAACGCCCTCAGTCCCATTCCAGAGCGCCGACGCGCCAGACGTAGGCGAGCCCGACGCCGAGCACCGCCACGAAGGCGGCCATCTCCCAGAGCCCCATCCAGCCGAGGCGACGGAAGACGACCGCCCAGGGATACATGAACACCACCTCGACGTCGAAGACCACGAACAGGATCGCGACGAGGTAGAACTTGACCGGGAACCGCATGCCGCGGATCGAGCCGATCGGCGGGTTGCCGGTCTCGAAGATCTCGAGCTTGGCCTTCGACTCCCGCTTCGGGCCCAGCAGCCAGCTCGCGCTCATCATGATCGCAGCGACGAGCGCGCAGAGCGCGAAGCTGATCAGCAGAGCGATGTAGGGATTCGTCACGCGGCAGCTCTCGAAGGATTAGGCGGCATGCGCCGCAAAACCGTCCGGAGATTAGAGATTCCATTTGCCAAGTCAAATTGCCTCGGCTAACGCGCCGCGGGATGGACGCTTCCGTCGTCGGCGCGCGGCACGCGAGCGCGCTCGCGCGCGCAGCCGAGACCGCGTGGCCGCGCGGAAAAGTGATCGCGCTCGAGCCGCTCGCAGGCGACGCCTCCGCGCGCCGCTACGTCCGCGTGCGTCTCGCGGGCGACGCACCTGCGAGCGCAATCGCGATGCTGCTGCCGCACGACGAGCCGGCGACCAAGTCCGAGGAGATCACCACCGGCGAGGCCCCGAGCGAGCTGCCGTTCGTCGACGTGCACCGCTACCTCGCGCGTCACGGCGTGCCGGTGATGGCGATCTACCACGTCGACGAGCGCGACGGCGTGCTGCTGCTCGAGGACCTGGGCGACCTGCCGCTCGCCGACGCCGCGTGTGACGGCGGGCCGTACGAGCGCGACCGTCGCGCGCTCTTCGAGCAGGCGGTCGACGTGCTCGCCTCGATCAGCGCGCTCGTGCGCGCGCCCGATCCGCGCTGCATCGCGTTCCGCAACCGCTACGACCGCGAGCTGATCGGCCTCGAGCTCGACGTCGTGTGCTCGCACGGCTTCGCGCCGAGCGACGCTGGTCCGGCGCGCGCCGCGGACGCCGATCCCGAGCTGCGCGCGGCGCTCGCACGGCTCGGCGACCGCATCGCAGCGCAGCCGATCGTGCTCATGCACCGCGACTTCCACGCCTGGAACCTGCACGTCGACGCGCAGGGCGCGATCCGCGTGATCGACTTCCAGGACGCGCTCCTCGGCCCGGCGCTCTACGACCTCGCGAGCCTCTGCACCGACCGCGACAGCGATCGCTTCGTCGACCCGGAGCTGGAAGCCATTCTCGTGCGGCGCTTCGGCGCCGAGCTCGCGCGCCGCGGCGGGGTTCTCGACGCGGACGCGCTCCACGCCGACTACTTCGACGCGGTCGCGTACCGCACGCTGCGCGTGATCGGGCGCTTCCGCTTCCTCGCGATCGAGCGCGGCAAGACGGGCTACCTGCGCTTCCTGCCGCGGATGGCGCGCCAGACGGTTCGCGCGCTCGAGGCGCGCGGCGACCGGGATCTGCTGCGCGTGCTCGCCGCCCGCAGCGAGCTCTTCGCATGAGCAGCGCGCGAGCCGAGAGCGCGGCTCGTCGCCTCGCGCCGCGCGCGATGATCCTCGCCGCGGGACGCGGCACGCGCCTTCGCCCGCTCACCGACACGACGCCGAAGCCGCTGATCGACGTCGCGGGCCATCCGCTGATCGCCTACGGTCTCGCGCTGCTGCGCACGCACGGCATCCACGACGTCGTGGTGAACGTGCACCACCTGCGCGAGAAGCTGCGCGCCGCGCTCGGCGACGGCTCGCGCTACGGGGTGCGCATCCACTGGTCGATCGAGGAGACGCTGCTCGATACCGGCGGCGGGATCCGCTTCGCGGCGCCGCTGCTCGAGGAGCTGCTGGCGCCGGACGTCACGGACCGGCGCGACGCGCCGATCGTCGTCCTGAACGGCGACGTGGTGAGCGAGATCCCGATCACCGACGTCGTGCGCTTCCACCGCGAGCGCGACGCGCTCGCCACCTTCGTCCTGCGCGACGACCCGCGCGCGGCGTCCTACGGCACCTTCGGGATCGACGCGGAAGGCCGCATCCGCCGCTTCCTCGGCCGCGGCGACGACTCCCCGACGCTGCGCGAGCTCATGTTCGCGTCGGTGCAGGTCCTCGACCCGCGGATGCTCGAGCTGATGCCGAGCGGGCGACCCTTCGGCACCATGCGCGAGCTCTACCCCGAGCTCTTCGAGCGCGGCGAACGCTTCTTCGGCTACGTGTACGACGGCCGCTGGTACACCGCCGACACCGAGGAGGATCTCGCGCGCGCACGCGCCGCGCTCGCCCCGCCTGCGCAACCGACGTACATGCGTGATCTCCCTTCCTTACGTGATTGATGTGCCGCGCCGATGTGGCTGACGGAGCCGAAAACGGCGCCACGACAACCTTTCATCGCCTCCAGATCGAGCACGGGCGGCGGCACGACGCTTGCTCGCACCGGTCGAAAGGCCTAACTCTTCGGCAGCACATGGGCATCACCGTCATTCAGAGGAGCAACGCCCGGACGCGGAAGCTGAATCCGCGGTTGGCGTTGGTCCTCGCGGGCGGCGCGGTGACCGGCGGAGCGTTCAAGCTCGGCGGCCTGCGCGCCCTCGACGACTACCTGGTCAGCCGCAAGGTCGTCGACTTCGACATCTACGTCGGTCTGTCGGCCGGCGCCTTTCTCGCCGCACCACTCGCCGCCGGCATCACGCCGGCGGAGCTCATCGCGAGCATGGAGGGCGAGGGAGACATCCGCGAGTTCCGCCTGATCGACGTCTACTTCCCGAACATCGGGGAGATGGTGACCAAGCCGCTCGAGTACCTGACCGACCTGGTCACGTACTTTCCGCGGACGATCGGCGAGATCCTCGTCAAGAGCCCGGACACGGTGCAGCGCATGCGCTCGCCGCTCGAGCGCTGGCTCGCCGAGCCCACGCTCGAGAACCTGCGCGAGGTGGCGGCGGTCGCGGTCGACGGGCTGACCGCCGAGACCGAGTTCCCGGTGCCGCTCGACTACCTGCCGTCGGGTCTGTTCGACAACCGGCGCATCGAGCGCTTCATCCGCGAGGGCTTCACCGAGCGCGGCCTCACCAACAGCTTCCACGCGCTCTACCGGCAGCGCGGCAAGGAGCTCTACATCGTCGCCGTCAACCTCGACACCGCCGAGCGCGTCGTGTTCGGCCACGACGAGGACTCCGCGCTGACGATCTCCGAGGCGGTGCAGGCGACGACCGCCCTGCCCGGCTTCTACAAGCCCGCGCGCATCAAGGGCGTCGACTACATCGACGGCGGCGTGCGCCGCACCGCGAACCTCGACGTCGCGATCGAGCACGGCGCGGACCTGATCGTCTGCTACAACCCGTTCCGGCCGTTCAACAACACGATCGAGCGCGAACGCCGGCGCGGCGAGAGAGGCACGGCGCTCGCCGACCACGGCATGCTCGCGGTGCTCAACCAGGTGTTCCGCGCTCTGCTGCACTCGCGACTCCACCTGGCGCTCAACCAGTACCGCGACGATCCGAACTTCCACGGCGACATCGTGCTGATCGAGCCGACCGACACCGACGAGACCTTCTTCAACATGTTCCCGATGAACTTCTGGGAGCGTCGGCGCGCGGCGGACCACGGCTACCTGTCGACCAAGATGGCGATCGATGCGCACTACGAGACGCTGAGCCGCGTCTTCGAGCGGCACGGCCTCACGGTCTCGCGCCGCCACATGGAGGAGAGCGCGTCGCGGATCCGCGAGTCGCTGGGCGACGACGAGGCCCTGCTCGAAGCCGACGCCGGCTGACGCATCGCCGCGAAAATTCGGGGCAATTGCCGGGGGTGGGCGCCTGTGTTAGCGCCATCCCATGGCGAATCCCGACGCCGCGGGTGACCAGGCCATCGATTTTGCGCGGCAGAACGAGCTCTTCGAGACCGCCACGCCGCAAGAGATCCTGACCTGGACGACGCGCCACTTCGCCCCGGACGCCGTCCTCACGATGTCCTTCCAGCACGAGGGCGTCGTGATCGCGCACATGCTGCGCACGATCGCCCCGGACACGCCGATCTTCTTCATCGACACCGGCTACCACTTCCCCGAAACGCTGGCGTACCGCGACGAGCTGATCGCGCGCTTCGGGCTGCCGGTGCGCAACCTGACCTCGGTGATGCCGCGCAGCGAGTTCATCGCCAAGTACGGCGACGACCTGCACCAGCGCGATCCGGACCTGTGCTGCAAGATCAACAAGGTCGAGCCGATGCAGCTCGCGCTGCGCGGCGTCCGTGCGTGGATCAACGGGCGGCGGCGCGATCAGGCGGTGACCCGCGCCAAGATGCCGATCATCGAGCGGCTGCAGGGCGGCATCGTCAAGGTGAATCCGCTCGCCAACTGGACGTCGCGGGACACCTACCGCTACCTCACCGAGCACGACATCCCGACCCACCCGCTGTTCGAGCAGGGCTACACCAGCATCGGCTGTGCGCCGTGCACGCGCCCGATCCTCGCCGGCGAGGACGAGCGCGCCGGTCGCTGGGCGGGACGCGGCAAGGTCGAGTGCGGCCTGCACACCTTCCTGACGCCGCCCGAGTCGGAAGCCGCGACCGATCCGTCGACCCCGACGACCGACGCGAAGGCGCCGGCGCGCGCCGAGCCCGAGGTCGCGGACGAGCCGAACGCCGCGCGCGCCGCGCGGCGGTAGCGCTCCGCTGGTAGGCGCCGCGCGCAGCGCCGATCCCGCGTCGCCAGCGTCTCGCTCACCCGCACACGGGGCGCGCGGCGCGACGCCGCCTCACTCGTCGCGCAGATCCTCGTCGCCGCGCAGCAGCAGGAGCCCGTGGCCGACGCGCTTGATGAGCCAGCGGTGGATCACCGTCACCCAGTCATCCACGCGCTCGCCGAGCATCGGCCAGTGTCCGCCGGCGCCGCGCTGGAAGTCGGCCTCAATGCCGCGGGCGCAGATCTCGACCAGCAGCGTCGTCGCGACGGCGTCGCCCTGCTGCGCGACCAGCAGCGCCGGCACCGCGGGTGCCGCGGGCTCGGTGAGCCGCTCGACCTCGCGCAGCCGCGCGACCGGCTCGGGCGCGAGCGCGGCGTGCAGCTCGGCGCCCGCCGCCTCGCTCAGCCCCGCGAAGTAGGGATGCTCGCGCGGCGGCGGCGGCTCCGCGCCCCAGCGGCGCAGGCGGAGCATCGTCCGGCGTCCGCGCGTCAGCAGCGGTCGTAGACCCTCGAGGAGCGGCGCGATCGCGACCGCGCCGCGCACCTCGCCCCGCGCCGCGAGGTCGAGCGCGATCAGCGCCCCCGCGTCGTGACCGACCACGACGGGCTTCGCGTCGCGCTCGGGGAGCTCACGCAGCGCGCGCTCGAACGCCGCGGCGAGCGACGACGATGCGGCGGCGCCGGAGGCGTCGATCAGCACGCAGCGCCAGCCGCGGTGCGCGAA includes:
- a CDS encoding phosphoadenylyl-sulfate reductase — encoded protein: MANPDAAGDQAIDFARQNELFETATPQEILTWTTRHFAPDAVLTMSFQHEGVVIAHMLRTIAPDTPIFFIDTGYHFPETLAYRDELIARFGLPVRNLTSVMPRSEFIAKYGDDLHQRDPDLCCKINKVEPMQLALRGVRAWINGRRRDQAVTRAKMPIIERLQGGIVKVNPLANWTSRDTYRYLTEHDIPTHPLFEQGYTSIGCAPCTRPILAGEDERAGRWAGRGKVECGLHTFLTPPESEAATDPSTPTTDAKAPARAEPEVADEPNAARAARR
- a CDS encoding NADH-quinone oxidoreductase subunit J, with the protein product MIAFYFIAILMIASALTVILHRNPIYSALALVNTLFLIAVAFVLLDAELIAMLQVIVYAGAIVILFLFVIMLLNVEVEQRSFRLSKFGTAGLAFALLLALELGVLAIVYEPMQIASPPAGFGTTELLAENLFAKSLLPFELTSVLLLVAVVGAVVMARRKA
- a CDS encoding alpha/beta hydrolase family protein, coding for MDAGAGLVYGALMPDAEARVTVVEPESERYRADLVFLHGLWAGSWVWRAAAAGFAHRGWRCVLIDASGAAASSSLAAAFERALRELPERDAKPVVVGHDAGALIALDLAARGEVRGAVAIAPLLEGLRPLLTRGRRTMLRLRRWGAEPPPPREHPYFAGLSEAAGAELHAALAPEPVARLREVERLTEPAAPAVPALLVAQQGDAVATTLLVEICARGIEADFQRGAGGHWPMLGERVDDWVTVIHRWLIKRVGHGLLLLRGDEDLRDE
- a CDS encoding phosphotransferase; the protein is MDASVVGARHASALARAAETAWPRGKVIALEPLAGDASARRYVRVRLAGDAPASAIAMLLPHDEPATKSEEITTGEAPSELPFVDVHRYLARHGVPVMAIYHVDERDGVLLLEDLGDLPLADAACDGGPYERDRRALFEQAVDVLASISALVRAPDPRCIAFRNRYDRELIGLELDVVCSHGFAPSDAGPARAADADPELRAALARLGDRIAAQPIVLMHRDFHAWNLHVDAQGAIRVIDFQDALLGPALYDLASLCTDRDSDRFVDPELEAILVRRFGAELARRGGVLDADALHADYFDAVAYRTLRVIGRFRFLAIERGKTGYLRFLPRMARQTVRALEARGDRDLLRVLAARSELFA
- the nuoK gene encoding NADH-quinone oxidoreductase subunit NuoK; this translates as MGVSVEHYLILAALIFAIGCAGVLLRRNVIVILMSVELMLNAVNLTFVALARQQLSMDGQVIVFFVMTVAAAEVAVGLAIFLAIYSQRRTVNADEINLLRW
- a CDS encoding patatin-like phospholipase family protein codes for the protein MALVLAGGAVTGGAFKLGGLRALDDYLVSRKVVDFDIYVGLSAGAFLAAPLAAGITPAELIASMEGEGDIREFRLIDVYFPNIGEMVTKPLEYLTDLVTYFPRTIGEILVKSPDTVQRMRSPLERWLAEPTLENLREVAAVAVDGLTAETEFPVPLDYLPSGLFDNRRIERFIREGFTERGLTNSFHALYRQRGKELYIVAVNLDTAERVVFGHDEDSALTISEAVQATTALPGFYKPARIKGVDYIDGGVRRTANLDVAIEHGADLIVCYNPFRPFNNTIERERRRGERGTALADHGMLAVLNQVFRALLHSRLHLALNQYRDDPNFHGDIVLIEPTDTDETFFNMFPMNFWERRRAADHGYLSTKMAIDAHYETLSRVFERHGLTVSRRHMEESASRIRESLGDDEALLEADAG
- a CDS encoding complex I subunit 1 family protein — encoded protein: MELLIAFGKALVALFIILQVTVLLLWIERKGSALIQDRVGANRANIFGGLLPFNLGIVNTLMADPLKLFHKEDIVPKDADRFLHWLAPFAAVLPLFVTFAVVPFGDVLVIGDTVINLQAAELNVGLLFILGMVSLGVYGVIIGGWASNSRYAFLGGVRGSAQMISYELGMGLALVAVVLTYGTLDLQEIARAQGQLMWGVIPAWGVFYQPLALIIFFIAGMAESKRAPFDLPEAESELVAGFYTEYSGSKQSMFMMSDFIEIAIVAALVTTLFFGGWQVPYLYRDGFHLPGGYFFAVPSLVVTLLQVASFLIKLFIFCWLQILVRWTFPRMRYDHLMTLGWKRLLPIGLANVAVTAVLVLALEGWTVA
- the ndhC gene encoding NADH-quinone oxidoreductase subunit A, with protein sequence MTNPYIALLISFALCALVAAIMMSASWLLGPKRESKAKLEIFETGNPPIGSIRGMRFPVKFYLVAILFVVFDVEVVFMYPWAVVFRRLGWMGLWEMAAFVAVLGVGLAYVWRVGALEWD
- a CDS encoding NDP-sugar synthase, with the protein product MSSARAESAARRLAPRAMILAAGRGTRLRPLTDTTPKPLIDVAGHPLIAYGLALLRTHGIHDVVVNVHHLREKLRAALGDGSRYGVRIHWSIEETLLDTGGGIRFAAPLLEELLAPDVTDRRDAPIVVLNGDVVSEIPITDVVRFHRERDALATFVLRDDPRAASYGTFGIDAEGRIRRFLGRGDDSPTLRELMFASVQVLDPRMLELMPSGRPFGTMRELYPELFERGERFFGYVYDGRWYTADTEEDLARARAALAPPAQPTYMRDLPSLRD